In Drosophila yakuba strain Tai18E2 chromosome 2R, Prin_Dyak_Tai18E2_2.1, whole genome shotgun sequence, a single genomic region encodes these proteins:
- the LOC122319539 gene encoding uncharacterized protein LOC122319539, with amino-acid sequence MLAKEPGPLPVCKDVGCFQGSVKVIACDDERSAELYKAAVKELREGAGLVALSWSDVPCRPRARIWIPASIKAPDQILTMLQRCNPHLPTSDWRVVKVDEMEGPTNQAILILNKEFLAPIEVGHGELNFGFSSVTIKVCKSERRWKHDRGNCL; translated from the coding sequence atgtTAGCCAAAGAACCTGGCCCCCTTCCTGTCTGCAAAGACGTGGGATGCTTCCAAGGCAGCGTCAAGGTGATCGCCTGTGACGACGAGCGCTCTGCGGAGCtatacaaagccgcagtaaaggAGTTGAGGGAGGGCGCCGGACTCGTTGCGTTGAGCTGGTCCGACGTACCTTGCCGACCCCGTGCAAGGATCTGGATCCCGGCATCCATCAAGGCTCCGGACCAGATCCTCACCATGCTGCAGCGATGCAACCCACACcttcccacctcggactggcgagtGGTAAAGGTCGACGAGATGGAAGGTccaacaaaccaggccatcctTATCTTAAACAAGGAGTTCCTAGCTCCCATTGAGGTCGGCCATGGGGAGCTAAACTTCGGTTTTAGCTCAGTGACCATAAAGGTCTGTAAATCGGAAAGGCGGTGGAAGCATGATCGCGGAAATTGCCTCTga